A stretch of DNA from Oryza brachyantha chromosome 4, ObraRS2, whole genome shotgun sequence:
atcaattgatgaatttaggccataatagaaaagtttttacaatataaaacagaggagaGGCAGTATGGTACAccataaaaaaatgcaaaatcaaACTTAATTAACTTCTTCGAGTTGCAACCAAAGATGAAATGTAACTCATCTGGAGCCATTGATTTTGTTagtcttattaatttttcaatttacTCATCTGGAGCCATACCGACTCCTCAATCGTGTGCGGCCATTGAATTATTGATTTGTGGTGCAAATTGGTCTATCACTGAGATATAGCCATGACAGCTAAAATATCACCTCACAACGTTTAGGTCCAAAGCAAATCCAATTTTCTTCTCATTTGATATATGACAGGTTTGGCTAGTCTTTGAGTGCACGGGGGGTGATTGTATGGCCAAACagtttatttgtaaacaaaaaataatctataaataaaatttttatatgtgtttcttTGTACTCTAAAAtccaaatctaaaaaataaactacgattaaAGAACTcaatttaaatctaaatttaatgtcaaatatttaaattttatcttataagtataagtaggaGCATAAATATGAGACTGatagtaaatataaaatgatattgtggtatataaatttaatgactGATTTATATATCTCTTTCTATGATCGTTTTCTTGTGCAAATTGTTCCCTGTTTCGATTGACCAAGCCATAAAATccaaggggtgattgtttgaattAAAGTCAAGCGATATATTGGTAAACGAAAGCTAATTCATGAACGAAACTTTTGTATACTTAATCAGTGATCTAAAGgttaatgttgaaaaaaacAAGCTTTGGTAAAAATAACCCCTAAAATctgcttcaaatttaaagttgtaaatttaacttttagcttataagtataagcataagcgaaaagattgcTGCTAAAACATTTCTAGCATTTAAtgacatttatatatgaatcaCAATGCCTAGCTAGAAATCAAATCCAATTTTCCTCTCttatacagtttttttttttggtatcatGGACACATGGGTTTCCATCTAGTACTATAAATACGTGAGTTTATACACTTGATATGATGCAAATTACAGAGGTTTTCAGTGACAGTAGCTACGATGCTACTCACTGTAGATATGATGCTCCTTCCTACTCTCCTCGTGCTTACGCTCTTCTGCCTCGCCGTCTTCCGGCGAACTACCAGGCGTGCCCGTGCTCCGGCAGCCCTCCGGCAGCCAACCGTTGAGAtccacgacgccgccgtcgcccgccgagCACTCATCGACTACGCCGACGCCTTCCTTGACCGCCCGGCAGTTCTGCCCTTCGACGACGCTGCTCtggctggccgccgccggagcgacAACCTCACCACCGTGCCCTACGGCCCGCACTGGCGCGTGCTCCGGCGCAACCTCACCGGCGGGATCCTTCACCCGTCGCGCGTCGGCCTCCTCGCACCGCTGCAGCACAAGGCCGTCGATGCGCTCGTCGCTGACATCGCCTCCCggcccgccggcgaggtgctCGTCCGCGAGGTTGTCCACGACGCCGTGTTCCCGCTGGTCGCGCGGCTGTGCTTCGGCGAGGACATCGGCGAGCGCCACGTGGGGGACTTGACGCGCGTGTTTGAGGACTTCGAGCTCGACGTCGCGGTCAAGGTGTTCGACGGCTCGACGCTGGCGAGGTTCGTGCGGTGGTGGCAGATGCGCCGCTTCCTCGCTTCCCGGCGCCGGCAGGCCGAGGTGTTCCTCCCTCTCATCGCCGCACGGCGGGCGAAGCAAcgacgcgacgacggcgcgttACGTCGTCCATACGTCGACTCGCTCCTCGACCTACGCATCCCTATCGGAGACGatgacgccgacgacgccgcgaGCGGCGAGGGCATAGAAGGGGCCCACTCCGGCCGCGCGCTCACCGACGACGAGATGGTGGGCCTCGTGTCGGAGTTCCTCAGCGGCGGCACGGAGTCCGTCGTGGCATGCATCGAGTGGACCCTCGCGCACCTCGCCATCCAGCCGGAGCTCCAGAACAAGCTGCGCCGCGAGGTACTCGACGGCGACCGCGGGAGCACGCCGCCGTACCTCCGTGCCGTCATACTCGAGAGCCTCCGCATGCACCCGCCGGTGCCGCTGACCATGCGCGACGTCCGCTCGGCGCAGGCGCTCGACGACCTCTCCTTGCCAGGGGGCGGCGCGCGGGTGCACTTCATTCTCGGTAGCATCGGGCGGGACAGCAATGCGTGGACGGATCCCGACGAGTTCCGGCCGGACCGGttcatggccggcggc
This window harbors:
- the LOC102704699 gene encoding cytochrome P450 89A2-like, whose product is MLLTVDMMLLPTLLVLTLFCLAVFRRTTRRARAPAALRQPTVEIHDAAVARRALIDYADAFLDRPAVLPFDDAALAGRRRSDNLTTVPYGPHWRVLRRNLTGGILHPSRVGLLAPLQHKAVDALVADIASRPAGEVLVREVVHDAVFPLVARLCFGEDIGERHVGDLTRVFEDFELDVAVKVFDGSTLARFVRWWQMRRFLASRRRQAEVFLPLIAARRAKQRRDDGALRRPYVDSLLDLRIPIGDDDADDAASGEGIEGAHSGRALTDDEMVGLVSEFLSGGTESVVACIEWTLAHLAIQPELQNKLRREVLDGDRGSTPPYLRAVILESLRMHPPVPLTMRDVRSAQALDDLSLPGGGARVHFILGSIGRDSNAWTDPDEFRPDRFMAGGEGEGVGPLPGPKEVKMMPFGAGRRFCPGMGLGMAHAVLFVGELVREFEWAPAASGGVDLTEVDGFFKMMRAPLRARATPRHDEPPRNT